A window of Oncorhynchus nerka isolate Pitt River linkage group LG4, Oner_Uvic_2.0, whole genome shotgun sequence contains these coding sequences:
- the LOC115127098 gene encoding phospholipid phosphatase 1-like, giving the protein MFEARGILFILLDIACLIIAGLPFAILTPLHNPFKRGFFCNDDSIKYPLKEDTISYQLLGGVMIPITVLTMVFGECLSVYLKRIKSKSSFSNMYVASVYKAIGTFVFGAAMSQSLTDIAKYSIGRLRPHFLDVCKPDWKLINCTAGAYIEDFTCTGDTHMVNEARLSFYSGHSSFSMYCMLFLALYIQARLQAEWARLLRPTLQFFLIAASVYTGLSRVSDYKHHWSDVLAGLIQGALVAILVVFLVSDFFKKRVEPQEDVEIPHTSLQETPTNGNHYDSSPN; this is encoded by the exons CTGGACTCCCATTCGCAATACTCACACCGCTACACAATCCCTTCAAACGTGGATTTTTCTGTAACGATGATTCAATCAAGTACCCTCTAAAAGAAGACACCATATCCTATCAGTTGTTAGGTGGAGTTATGATACCCATCACAGTACTCACT ATGGTCTTTGGAGAGTGCCTTTCAGTCTATCTAAAGCGCATCAAATCAAAGTCCTCTTTCAGCAACATGTATGTGGCCAGTGTTTACAAAGCCATCGGCACCTTCGTGTTCGGGGCTGCCATGAGCCAATCGCTCACTGACATCGCCAAGTATTCGATTGGTCGGCTGCGACCTCACTTCCTGGACGTGTGCAAGCCCGACTGGAAGCTGATCAACTGCACGGCGGGCGCCTACATTGAGGATTTCACCTGCACCGGGGATACGCACATGGTCAACGAGGCCAG GCTGTCCTTCTACTCCGGCCACTCCTCCTTCTCCATGTACTGCATGCTGTTCCTGGCA CTATACATCCAGGCCAGACTGCAGGCAGAGTGGGCTAGACTCCTGAGACCAACACTCCAATTCTTCCTGATCGCTGCATCCGTTTACACTGGCCTGTCCCGTGTGTCCGACTACAAACACCACTGGAGCGACGTCCTGGCTGGCCTTATTCAGGGAGCACTCGTGGCCATACTAGTG GTATTTTTAGTGTCAGACTTCTTCAAGAAGAGGGTGGAGCCCCAGGAGGATGTGGAGATTCCCCACACCAGCCTGCAAGAGACACCCACTAACGGAAACCATTACGACAGCAGCCCCAACTAA